The following coding sequences are from one Panicum hallii strain FIL2 chromosome 5, PHallii_v3.1, whole genome shotgun sequence window:
- the LOC112894631 gene encoding LRR receptor-like serine/threonine-protein kinase RPK2, whose protein sequence is MAAPLPPPPLHLLLLLLVLPIPLASSSAADLAALLALKAAVAHDPGGALSAWSAASATSYCRWRGVTCHPSSLAVAAIDLPAASLSGALPAALPLPPRLRRLDLAANNFSGPVPDAFLAPATLRYLDLRFNSLSGALEIPPPLANSSSPPCAALTHLRLTGNFLVGQIPAEIAQCRSLRVLDLSRNVLEGAIPRELGRLGALRVLDVSRNSLTDRIPAELANCRELAVLVLTNLTASPGEQPEFNAFVGGLPTEVLTIPALEVLWAPRANLDGRLPLSRNGTCRLRAVNLGQNYVAGTMPPWLGECQDLTFLDLSFNRLEGSMAAELAIGCLTYLNVSGNSLSGPLLSSTESQCSSRLIGDDIVMQYYDELVGNVLIGNPFGSELASIANVTLHDFSNNGFGGALPSITVSLDRNYSYGLWLNGNMFNTTLSARFFGFCKVATGVAINLSSNQLSGSLDMLSSCISIHNFDAGYNNFSGSIPADVGGLHFLRRLVLSGNNLTGQIPGQFGDLAALEVLDLSRNSLTGSIPLHLTDASHLQVLRLDHNRLSGTIPPSFSELAQLTVLDVSFNNLSGDIPNLRHPADCGFFIGNPLLHQCLGTNASLPPTEAVSSSKGVKKWGARFKSLIVILVAASAAVISFLLVILLFFVCERRKRAKISNLRTKVVVTFTDAPPELTYENLIRATSNFSIQNLIGSGGFGATYKAELVPGFLVAVKRLAMGRFQGLQQFDAEIRTLGRIRHRNLVTLIGYHLGESDTFLIYNYLSGGNLETFIHEMGSRNVSWTEVHKIAVDVAQALAFLHFSCTPRIIHRDIKPSNILLDEDLNAYLSDFGLARLIEVTQTHATTDVAGTFGYVAPEYATTCRVSDKADVYSFGVVLLELMSGKRSLDPSFSQFGDGFTIVSWGRMLMQEDNTSEFFSRGLLDAARKDRLTEMLKIALSCTSESVAVRPSMRQVAAKLKQLENDR, encoded by the coding sequence atggcgGCCCCActcccacccccacccctccacctcctcctcctgctaCTAGTCCTACCGATCCCGCTCGCCTCCTCTTCGGCCGCCGACCTCGCCGCCCTCCTCGCGCTCAAGGCCGCTGTCGCCCACGACCCCGGCGGCGCCCTCTCCGCCTggtccgccgcctccgccaccaGCTATTGCCGCTGGCGCGGCGTCACCTGCCACCCTTCCTCCCTCGCGGTCGCGGCCATCGACctccccgccgcctccctctcgggcgcgctgcccgccgccctgcccctgcccccgcgcctccgccgcctcgacCTCGCCGCCAACAACTTCTCGGGCCCCGTCCCCGACGCCTTCCTCGCGCCCGCCACGCTCCGCTACCTCGACCTCAGGTTCAACAGCCTCTCGGGGGCCCTCGAAATCCCGCCTCCGCTCGCCAACTCCTCGTCGCCCCCCTGCGCCGCGCTCACCCACCTCCGCCTCACCGGCAACTTCCTCGTCGGCCAAATCCCCGCGGAGATTGCGCAATGCCGCTCCCTCCGCGTCCTCGACCTCTCCCGCAACGTCCTGGAGGGCGCCATCCCGCGAGAGCTCGGCCGCCTGGGCGCGCTCCGCGTTCTGGACGTCTCACGCAACAGCCTCACCGACAGGATCCCCGCGGAGCTTGCCAACTGCAGGGAGCTCGCGGTGCTCGTGCTCACCAATCTCACGGCGTCGCCTGGGGAGCAGCCGGAGTTCAATGCCTTCGTTGGGGGGCTGCCGACTGAAGTGCTGACAATTCCTGCGCTGGAGGTTCTCTGGGCGCCTAGGGCCAACCTTGATGGCCGGTTGCCATTGTCCAGGAATGGTACCTGCCGTCTTCGTGCAGTGAACCTGGGCCAGAACTACGTTGCTGGTACCATGCCCCCTTGGCTCGGAGAGTGTCAGGACTTGACATTTCTTGATCTGAGCTTTAACAGATTGGAGGGCTCAATGGCGGCAGAATTGGCAATTGGATGTCTGACTTACCTCAATGTCAGTGGAAATTCTCTGTCAGGTCCGCTTCTTTCATCCACCGAGAGCCAATGCTCAAGCCGTTTGATTGGTGACGATATTGTAATGCAGTACTATGATGAATTGGTTGGTAATGTGCTGATTGGAAACCCTTTTGGTTCCGAGTTGGCGAGCATTGCTAATGTCACTCTCCATGACTTCAGCAATAATGGCTTTGGTGGGGCGTTGCCTTCTATTACCGTGAGTCTAGATAGAAACTACTCTTATGGTTTGTGGCTTAATGGCAATATGTTCAACACCACTCTTTCTGCCAGATTTTTTGGATTCTGCAAGGTTGCAACAGGCGTTGCCATCAATTTGAGTAGTAATCAGTTGTCAGGAAGTCTTGACATGCTCTCAAGCTGTATCTCTATTCACAATTTTGATGCTGGTTATAATAACTTCAGTGGGTCAATACCTGCAGATGTTGGTGGTCTGCATTTTCTTAGGAGGTTGGTCTTGAGTGGTAACAATTTGACAGGTCAGATTCCAGGGCAGTTTGGTGATTTGGCTGCTCTTGAGGTTCTGGATTTATCAAGGAATTCCCTAACAGGCAGCATACCATTGCATTTAACTGACGCTTCACACCTTCAAGTATTGAGGCTTGACCACAATAGGCTCTCAGGAACCATCCCTCCCAGTTTCAGTGAACTAGCTCAACTCACAGTTCTTGATGTCTCATTCAACAACCTATCAGGCGACATTCCTAATCTTAGGCACCCTGCTGATTGTGGTTTCTTCATCGGCAATCCCCTACTGCACCAATGTTTGGGAACAAATGCATCTCTACCACCAACTGAAGCAGTCAGTTCCTCAAAAGGGGTTAAAAAATGGGGGGCTAGATTTAAGTCTCTTATTGTGATTCTGGTTGCAGCTTCAGCTGCTGTAATATCTTTTCTTCTTGTGATCCTTCTCTTCTTTGTGTGTGAAAGAAGGAAACGGGCAAAGATTTCAAATCTAAGGACAAAAGTGGTTGTGACTTTCACTGATGCACCTCCTGAGCTTACTTACGAAAACCTTATCCGAGCAACAAGCAATTTCAGCATTCAGAACTTGATTGGATCGGGTGGCTTTGGTGCCACCTACAAGGCTGAATTGGTTCCTGGTTTTCTTGTAGCAGTGAAGAGGCTAGCCATGGGGCGTTTCCAAGGTCTCCAGCAATTTGATGCAGAAATCAGAACTCTTGGAAGAATCCGGCATAGAAATCTTGTTACACTTATTGGGTACCATCTCGGAGAATCAGACACTTTCCTCATCTACAACTATCTCTCTGGTGGGAACCTCGAGACTTTCATACATGAAATGGGGAGCAGAAATGTGTCCTGGACTGAGGTTCACAAGATAGCTGTGGATGTTGCACAAGCATTGGCTTTCCTTCACTTCTCCTGCACGCCCCGGATAATTCATCGAGACATCAAACCGAGCAACATCCTCCTTGATGAGGACCTTAATGCATACTTGTCAGATTTTGGCTTGGCGAGACTGATAGAAGTTACACAAACGCATGCCACAACAGATGTTGCCGGTACCTTTGGGTATGTCGCACCAGAGTACGCAACCACCTGCAGAGTCTCTGACAAGGCTGATGTTTACAGTTTTGGGGTTGTTCTCCTGGAGTTGATGTCAGGCAAGAGGTCTTTGGATCCCTCGTTCTCACAGTTTGGCGATGGCTTTACGATTGTATCGTGGGGACGGATGCTGATGCAGGAAGACAATACCAGCGAATTCTTCTCTCGAGGACTACTGGATGCAGCACGAAAGGATAGATTAACTGAAATGCTAAAGATTGCTTTATCATGCACTTCAGAGTCTGTAGCTGTTCGGCCATCAATGAGGCAGGTTGCAGCAAAACTGAAGCAATTGGAAAATGACCGATGA
- the LOC112891995 gene encoding light-regulated protein, chloroplastic, whose amino-acid sequence MQAAATAVGFSAAAPVKGRPTAARSTAVARVPATRRSVRAVAAAVAAETAEVDYSSSFSVFPMEACDLLGGDTCSAQMYPEAKLAGAAALEAAASRMEEVERDYLSYDEPKTVFPGEACDDLGGEFCEAPYQAGVSRELAHA is encoded by the exons ATGCAGGCCGCCGCTACAGCCGTCGGGTTCTCGGCCGCGGCGCCCGTGAAGGGCAggccgacggcggcgaggagcacgGCGGTCGCTCGTGTCCCGGCCACAAGGAGGAGCGTCCgcgccgtggccgccgccgtcgcggcggAGACCGCCGAGGTCGACTACAGCTCGAGCTTCTC GGTGTTCCCGATGGAGGCCTGCGACCTGCTCGGCGGCGACACCTGCAGCGCGCAGATGTACCCGGAGGCtaagctcgccggcgccgcggcgctGGAGGCGGCCGCGAGCAGGatggaggaggtggagagggACTACCTGTCCTACGACGAGCCGAAAAC GGTGTTCCCCGGCGAGGCGTGCGACGACCTCGGCGGCGAGTTCTGCGAGGCGCCGTACCAGGCCGGCGTCTCCAGGGAGCTGGCGCACGCCTGA
- the LOC112894632 gene encoding protein NRT1/ PTR FAMILY 6.1 encodes MAPASAMELEAPPPVAAAAAKEIKSPEVLSSLQRKKLGAHFLESDERRFSGAARTPLGGGYEPPPPPPSVAGTTPVNIRGEPIADLSRTGGWVAAFFIFGNEMAERMAYFGLSVNMVVFMFKVMHRPFTSSANAVNNFLGISQASSVLGGFLADAYLGRYWTIAIFTTMYLLGLIALTVSASVPALVPSQEGCDKLAMLLGACAPAEPWQMAYLQTALYVTAFGAAGIRPCVSSFGADQFDERSPGYKRRLDRFFNLFYLAVTLGAIAAFTAVVYIQMHRGWAAAFGTLALAMGTSNALFFVGTPLYRHRVPGGSPLTRVAQVLVAAFRKRNAAFDSGDFVGLYEVAGAKSAIRGSAKIDHTDDFRWLDKAALQLEGDLAGGEEEADPWRLCTVTQVEEVKILLRLLPVPACTVMLSVVLTEFLTLSVQQAYTLNTRVAALHLPVTCMPVFPCLAIFLILALYYQTFAPLARRLTGHPHGASQLQRVGLGLFFSILSVAWAGLFERYRRGYAVRHGYLGLFLSPMPDLSAYWLLIQYCLIGVAEVFCLVALLEFLYQEAPDAMRSVGSAYAAVAGGLGCFLASALNTAVDAATRDDRAGRPSWLAQNINVGRFDYLYWLLAVLSTINLLVFVYVAKRYKYRARTDAQATVVNRQ; translated from the exons ATGGCTCCGGCGTCCGCGATGGAGCTGGAAGCGCCGCCACcggtagcggcggcggcggccaaggaGATCAAGTCGCCGGAGGTGCTGTCGTCGCTGCAGCGCAAGAAGCTGGGCGCGCACTTCCTCGAGAGCGACGAGCGCCGCTTCTCCGGCGCCGCCAGGACGCCCCTCGGCGGCGGgtacgagccgccgccgccgccgccctccgtgGCCGGCACGACGCCGGTCAACATCCGCGGCGAGCCCATCGCGGACCTGTCGCGGACCGGCGGGTGGGTGGCCGCCTTCTTCATCTTCGGCAACGAGATGGCGGAGCGCATGGCCTACTTTGGCCTCTCCGTCAACATGGTCGTCTTCATGTTCAAGGTCATGCACCGCCCCTTCACCAGCTCCGCCAACGCCGTCAACAACTTCCTCGGCATCTCCCAGGCCTCCTCCGTGCTGGGGGGCTTCCTCGCCGACGCCTACCTCGGCCGCTACTGGACCATCGCCATCTTCACCACCATGTACCTGCTCGGCCTCATCGCGCTCACCGTCAGCGCCAGCGTGCCGGCGCTCGTGCCCTCCCAGGAGGGCTGCGACAAGCTCGCCATGCTGCTGGGCGCTTGCGCGCCCGCCGAGCCCTGGCAGATGGCCTACCTCCAGACGGCGCTCTACGTCACGGCGTTCGGCGCCGCCGGGATCCGGCCATGCGTCTCCTCCTTCGGCGCCGACCAGTTCGACGAGCGGAGCCCCGGGTACAAGCGCCGCCTCGACCGCTTCTTCAACCTCTTCTACCTCGCCGTCACGCTCGGCGCCATCGCGGCCTTCACGGCGGTCGTGTACATCCAGATGCACCGCGGCTGGGCCGCGGCGTTCGGCACGCTGGCGCTCGCCATGGGCACCTCCAACGCGCTCTTCTTCGTGGGCACGCCACTGTACCGCCACCGCGTGCCGGGGGGCAGCCCGCTGACGCGGGTGGCGCAGGTGCTCGTCGCCGCCTTCAGGAAGCGGAACGCGGCCTTCGACAGCGGCGACTTCGTCGGCCTCTACGAGGTCGCCGGCGCCAAGTCCGCCATCCGGGGCAGCGCCAAGATCGACCACACCGACGACTTCAG GTGGCTCGACAAGGCGGCGCTGCAGCTGGAGGGCGacctcgccggcggggaggaggaggcggaccCGTGGCGGCTGTGCACAGTGACGCAGGTGGAGGAGGTGAAGATCCTGCTGCGGCTGCTGCCGGTGCCGGCGTGCACGGTGATGCTGagcgtggtgctcaccgagttCCTCACCCTGTCGGTGCAGCAGGCGTACACGCTCAACACCCGCGTGGCGGCGCTGCACCTCCCGGTGACGTGCATGCCGGTGTTCCCCTGCCTGGCTATCTTCCTCATCCTCGCGCTCTACTACCAGACCTTCGCCCCGCTGGCGCGCCGCCTCACGGGCCACCCGCACGGCGCCTCCCAGCTCCAGCGCGTCGGCCTGGGTCTCTTCTTCTCCATCCTCTCCGTCGCCTGGGCGGGGCTCTTCGAGCGCTACCGCCGCGGCTACGCCGTCCGGCACGGCTACCTCGGCCTCTTCCTCTCGCCGATGCCGGACCTCAGCGCCTACTGGCTGCTCATCCAGTACTGCCTCATCGGCGTCGCCGAGGTGTTCTGCCTCGTCGCGCTCCTCGAGTTCCTCTACCAGGAGGCGCCCGACGCGATGCGCAGCGTCGGCTCCGCGtacgccgccgtcgccggtgGCCTCGGGTGCTTCCTGGCGTCGGCGCTCAACACCGCCGTCGATGCCGCGACGAGGGACGACAgggccggccggccgtcgtGGCTGGCGCAGAACATCAACGTCGGCAGGTTCGACTACCTCTACTGGCTGCTCGCCGTGCTCAGCACCATCAACCTGCTCGTCTTCGTCTACGTCGCCAAGCGGTACAAGTACAGGGCCAGGACCGACGCGCAGGCCACAGTTGTGAATAGGCAGTAG
- the LOC112891993 gene encoding DNA excision repair protein CSB gives MDEEDDDQRLLHSLGVTSANIEDIEKKILSQAQADPKHDVEEVAAANDHERGDDAVPEADVQARLHQKLHSVQLEIDAVASTIKRAKHASGKQVDSSDSGDTQDKKKQKRAEHTSQDDPHGGALQQALAAERLKSLKKAKAQIQKEITQLEPCPSGSDKRKDKMLAMPVEEEPRRKKKTLMPSRGPKKMSAPKLKTMSYNDDDDFDSVLDGASAGFMETEREELIRKGLLTPFHKLKGFEKRVELPGPSHRQNDPSDQVGETMEASRIAKFAQSMQQIAQSRPMTKLLDPESLPKLDAPTAPFQRLGRPLKRPVSPSSEEQEKKRRRNKTKRPLPNKKWRKANLLKESLLETDDEDDGVIAASVSEDEDQAAEGFDGLPPVILEGGLRIPGTIYEQLFDYQKVGVQWLWELHCQRAGGIIGDEMGLGKTVQVLTFLGSLHNSGMYKPSIVICPVTLLQQWQREASRWYPKFKVKILHDSVNGSSKKSKPYNDSDSEASWDSDSEEVKRAKPAKKWDDLISSVVNSGSGLLLTTYEQLRILGEKLLDIEWGYAVLDEGHRIRNPNAEITLVCKQLQTVHRIIMTGAPIQNKLSELWSLFDFVFPGKLGVLPVFETEFSVPITVGGYANATPLQVSTAYRCAVVLRDLIMPYLLRRMKADVNAQLPKKTEHVLFCSLTPEQRATYRAFLASSEVEQIFDGNRNSLYGIDVLRKICNHPDLLEREHAAQNPDYGNPERSGKMKVVEQVLKVWKDQGHRVLLFTQTQQMLDILESFLTACDYQYRRMDGLTPAKQRMALIDEFNNTDEIFVFILTTKVGGLGTNLTGANRIIIYDPDWNPSTDMQARERAWRIGQTRDVTAYRLITRGTIEEKVYHRQIYKHFLTNKVLKNPQQRRFFKARDMKDLFTLQDDEGNGLTETSNIFSQLSKDVNIRVPNEGQQDQVHIASTLPSTSESEPSNGGNGKVDENSDQADEESNILKSLFDAQGIHSAINHDAIMNANDDQKVRLEAEASQVAQRAAEALRQSRMLRSRDSFAVPTWTGRSGAAGAPSSVRRKFGSTVNSQLISSSQPSETSSSRSQSLPVGALNGKALSSAELLAKIRGTREGAASDALEHQLNRGSGSDHIPGPSGNGVRSSNSSNRSMIVQPEVLIRQLCTFIQQNGGSASSTSITEHFKSRIQSKDMLLFKNLLKEIATLQRGADGATWVLKPDYE, from the exons ATGGACGAGGAGGATGACGACCAGCGCCTGCTGCACAGCCTCGGCGTCACGTCCGCGAACATCGAGGACATCGAGAAGAAAATCCTCTCGCAG GCTCAGGCTGACCCAAAGCATGATGTGGAAGAAGTAGCAGCTGCCAATGACCACGAGAGGGGTGATGATGCCGTGCCTGAGGCTGACGTGCAGGCCAGGCTGCACCAGAAGCTGCACTCCGTGCAGCTCGAGATCGACGCTGTAGCCTCCACCATCAAGAGAGCTAAGCACGCCTCCGGGAAGCAGGTTGACAGCTCAGACAGTGGTGACACGCAAGATAAAAAGAAGCAGAAGCGTGCCGAACACACCTCGCAGGACGATCCTCATGGAGGAGCCCTCCAGCAGGCGCTTGCCGCCGAGCGCCTTAAGAGCCTTAAGAAAGCTAAAGCGCAGATTCAGAAAGAGATAACGCAGTTGGAACCCTGCCCGTCGGGCTCGGACAAACGGAAAGATAAGATGCTGGCCATGCCGGTTGAAGAGGAGCCGAGGCGTAAGAAGAAGACACTAATGCCATCTCGAGGGCCCAAGAAGATGTCGGCACCAAAACTGAAAACCATGAGCTACAATGACGACGACGACTTCGATTCTGTGCTTGATGGGGCATCTGCAGGATTTATGGAAACT GAAAGGGAAGAATTGATCAGAAAGGGCTTGCTGACACCCTTTCACAAGTTGAAGGGCTTTGAGAAGCGTGTTGAATTACCTGGGCCTTCTCATAGGCAAAATGATCCCTCTGATCAAGTCGGAGAAACCATGGAAGCTTCCAGGATTGCTAAGTTTGCTCAGTCGATGCAGCAGATTGCACAAAGCCGCCCAATGACAAAATTGCTTGATCCAGAATCTTTACCTAAACTGGATGCACCTACTGCTCCATTTCAAAGGCTAGGAAGACCTCTAAAACGCCCTGTTTCTCCCAGTTCCGAGGAGCAGGAAAAGAAGAGACGAAGGAATAAGACCAAGAGGCCCTTGCCTAACAAGAAATGGAGGAAAGCCAACTTATTGAAGGAATCACTTTTGGAAACTGACG ATGAGGATGATGGGGTCATTGCGGCATCAGTATCTGAGGATGAAGATCAAGCAGCAGAAGGTTTTGATGGTTTACCTCCTGTTATCCTTGAAGGTGGTTTGAGAATTCCTGGCACAATTTATGAGCAGCTATTTGACTACCAAAAAGTGGGAGTGCAGTGGCTATGGGAATTACATTGTCAAAGGGCTGGTGGAATTATTGGAGATGAAATGGGCCTAGGAAAGACTGTGCAAGTCTTAACATTTCTTGGTTCCTTGCATAACAGTGGCATGTACAAGCCCAGCATTGTCATTTGTCCTGTAACCCTTCTGCAACAGTGGCAAAGGGAGGCCAGTCGGTGGTATCCGAAGTTTAAAGTGAAGATCTTGCACGATTCTGTAAATGGTTCAAGTAAAAAGAGCAAGCCATATAATGATTCTGACAGTGAAGCCTCCTGGGATAGTGATAGTGAAGAGGTTAAACGCGCAAAGCCTGCAAAAAAGTGGGATGACTTGATTTCAAGCGTTGTTAATTCAGGATCAGGTTTGCTTTTGACTACATATGAGCAGCTAAGAATCTTAGGGGAGAAGTTGCTTGATATAGAATGGGGATATGCTGTGTTGGATGAGGGTCACCGTATAAGGAACCCAAATGCTGAGATAACACTGGTGTGCAAGCAACTGCAGACTGTGCACAGGATAATCATGACAGGTGCACCTATTCAAAATAAACTTTCTGAACTCTGGTCCCTTTTTGATTTCGTGTTCCCTGGAAAACTGGGTGTGCTGCCTGTATTTGAGACTGAGTTTTCTGTGCCAATTACTGTTGGTGGTTATGCTAATGCAACGCCATTGCAAGTGTCCACAGCTTACAGATGTGCTGTTGTCTTGCGTgatcttatcatgccatacctTCTTAGGCGCATGAAAGCTGATGTCAACGCACAGCTCCCCAAGAAAACAGAGCATGTTCTTTTCTGTAGTCTGACTCCAGAGCAGCGTGCTACTTATCGTGCTTTCCTTGCTAGTTCAGAGGTGGAACAAATATTTGATGGCAATAGAAATTCACTGTATGGGATAGATGTCCTAAGGAAGATATGCAATCATCCCGATCTACTTGAGAGAGAACATGCTGCTCAGAATCCTGACTATGGGAATCCTGAAAGAAGTGGAAAGATGAAAGTGGTTGAGCAAGTTCTTAAAGTCTGGAAGGACCAAGGCCACCGTGTTCTTCTTTTCACTCAGACTCAACAAATGTTAGACATTTTGGAGAGCTTCTTGACAGCATGTGACTACCAATACCGAAGAATGGATGGACTAACACCTGCAAAACAAAGAATGGCACTAATTGATGAGTTCAATAACACAGATGAAATTTTTGTTTTCATTCTGACCACGAAAGTTGGTGGCCTGGGTACAAATTTGACTGGTGCAAACAGGATTATTATTTATGATCCCGACTGGAACCCTTCAACAGACATGCAG GCCAGGGAACGTGCATGGCGTATTGGGCAAACTAGAGATGTGACAGCTTACAGACTGATCACACGTGGGACAATAGAGGAGAAAGTCTATCATCGACAGATATACAAGCATTTCCTTACTAACAAAGTATTGAAAAACCCACAGCAGAGGAGATTCTTTAAAGCCAGAGACATGAAGGATTTATTCACACTACAAGATGATGAAGGAAATGGTTTGACAGAAACATCAAATATTTTCAGCCAATTGTCTAAAGATGTGAATATTAGGGTTCCGAATGAAGGTCAACAAGACCAGGTACATATTGCTTCGACTCTGCCAAGCACCAGTGAGTCTGAACCATCTAATGGAGGGAATGGGAAAGTGGATGAGAACTCTGACCAAGCAGATGAAGAATCAAACATTTTGAAGAGTCTTTTTGATGCCCAGGGCATTCAT AGCGCGATCAATCATGATGCCATAATGAATGCTAATGATGAccagaaggtgcgccttgaaGCAGAAGCCTCACAGGTGGCACAAAGGGCAGCTGAAGCTTTACGTCAATCTCGGATGCTCAGAAGCCGTGACAGCTTTGCTGTTCCCACGTGGACTGGAAGATCTGGTGCTGCTGGGGCACCCTCTTCTGTTCGCAGGAAGTTTGGGTCCACAGTCAACAGCCAGTTGATCAGTTCGTCACAGCCATCAGAAACTTCAAGCAGCAGGAGCCAAAGTCTTCCAGTAGGTGCTCTAAATGGCAAGGCACTGTCTTCTGCCGAACTTTTGGCTAAGATCCGTGGAACCCGAGAGGGGGCTGCTTCAGATGCATTGGAACATCAACTCAACAGAGGATCAGGTTCCGATCACATACCAGGTCCATCAGGGAATGGCGTCCGCTCATCTAACTCTTCTAACAGAAGCATGATCGTGCAACCTGAAGTCCTGATCCGTCAGTTGTGCACCTTCATACAGCAGAATGGTGGGTCTGCCAGCTCCACGAGCATAACTGAACACTTCAAGAGCCGCATACAGTCAAAGGATATGCTTCTCTTCAAGAACCTGCTTAAGGAGATAGCAACATTGCAAAGGGGCGCAGATGGTGCCACGTGGGTGCTGAAACCTGATTACGAGTGA
- the LOC112891994 gene encoding vacuolar protein sorting-associated protein 60.1-like, whose amino-acid sequence MKKIFGAKKDKGPPPSIQDATERINKRGETVDEKIKKLDEELARYKDQIRKTRPGPSQEAIKARAIRLLKHKRMYEEQRNMLYNQTYNLDQVAFAADGLKDAQQTMNAMKAANKELKGMMKTVKIEDIDNMQDEMTDLMDVSNEIQETLGRSYNIPDDVDEEELMGELDALESDMEFESAAVPSYLQPEPDFDADLNLPAAPTRPAAVPAGGQQEDELGLPAVPRASLRS is encoded by the exons ATGAAGAAGATCTTCGGCGCCAAGAAGGACAAGGGGCCGCCCCCATCCATACAGGACGCAACCGAGCGA ATAAACAAGCGGGGCGAGACGGTGGACGAGAAGATCAAGAAGCTGGACGAGGAGCTGGCCAGGTACAAGGACCAGATCCGCAAGACCCGCCCCGGCCCGTCCCAGGAAGCCATCAAGGCGCGCGCCATCCGGCTCCTCAAGCACAAGCGCAT GTATGAGGAGCAACGCAACATGTTGTACAACCAAACCTACAATCTCGACCAAGTTGCCTTCGCTGCCGATGGCCTCAAGGACGCACAGCAGACT ATGAATGCGATGAAGGCGGCGAACAAGGAGCTCAAGGGAATGATGAAAACGGTCAAGATTGAGGACATTGAT AATATGCAAGATGAAATGACGGATCTGATGGACGTGAGCAATGAGATACAAGAAACTCTTGGTAGAAGCTACAACATCCCTGATGACGTTGATGAGGAAGAACTGATGGGGG AGCTGGATGCTTTGGAGTCTGATATGGAGTTCGAGTCAGCTGCAGTTCCGTCGTACCTTCAACCTGAACCTGATTTTGATGCCGACCTCAACTTACCTGCTGCACCAACTCGCCCTGCAGCAGTCCCAGCAGGTGGACAGCAG GAGGATGAACTAGGATTACCAGCGGTGCCTCGAGCATCACTTCGCAGTTAG